The DNA region tcaagCACTCCATCCCCACCAGGTTTCTGCAGTGGCGGTGGCAGTTTATCCCACAGTCTgcgggacagagagggacagaggcaTTAATGGTTCAGTCCATCCTCAGACATCCACAAGGCAGAAGAAGATGCGACTGGAGATTGGAAAGAAAAATCGTTTTTGTTATCGCCCTATTAGTTTTTGGTCTTATCCTACCTTTACAGTGGTAGCCCTGTTTGATGACTCCCCACAGCTACAAGGGAACACCAGAAGTCACATTAAAGTTTGTTTGGCCAaagaaaaaccacaacacacaaaaacgtAAAGACAAATACTCACAAAGCCTCCACACGTGTCGCAGAACGTCGGCCGCTTGTACGTGGTTTCGTGGAAGTTGTGCACGTCTCGGAAGTTGTAGCCCAGCTTGGCACATATGGACATTCCCCTCATGAAGTAAGAGGTGATCTCCTCACGGCTGATTTGTCCCTCCCTGGACAGACAAGTGCAGAAGACAAGAGAGTGAGCGAGCTGAGGTTTTTAGAATCCACTCACCTGGTGTCTGCTCGGCGCCGGTTGCAGCTTCCTCACCTTTCGGTTTCGTGGGTGCAGAAGGAAAAAGGGAAGTTGGCGGCGATCTTCTCAAAGTCCTCCTGTGAGATGTAGCCATCTTGGTTCTGGTGGTAGTTTTTCATGATGGACTGCAGGGGGCAACAGAGCAGTCAGACATCCTGCAGCCTAGTTCTGCTTTAAGCCTGACGAGGAATAAGGAAGTGAAAGAGCGGCGGAGCCTCATACTCACATCCACCATCTGCTTGACGTGTTTCGATATGGTGTCGGGGTCGAGCCGGGGGTTGACTCCCGAGCCCCACTCCGCCACCACCGGAGGTTTCACCGGAGCTACCGGCTGCGGAGCgacaagatggagataagaaacaagaaaacaagaaaacaaagacagagcGCTCACACCCACCACATGACACGCTCCGTCCCAACGTACAGGCCCTTTGATGTGGCCGGCTTTGATGCAGATCAGCACCGAGcgtgtgcttttgttttgaacttTAGTTTTACACCCACAGCGAGTTACATGCGTGTCCCTCCTCTCGTGAAAAGGTTAAAACAAGTGTCACTCCGATGACTCTGAAGAGAACAAGGCTGACCTGGATCTTGGGGTTCCTGGGTTCCTTGGTGTACGAGAGTTCATAGATCTCATCTTCGGTGTAGTATAAATCTAGAGAAAGCTGAAGCATTAAAAGAACATAATTTGAGATGTTCTTAAGGTCgtggaatcttttttttttaaatctgagaaCTTGTTGCCTGGGCCTCGTACCGTGAGCAGGTGCAGGAGGTCCTTGTTGGCCTCGAAGGGCGGCGTGCAGCTGTGGACGGCCAGCAGCTCGTTGATGTTGCTGTACAGGTGCTGCAGCTTGCTCAGGTTGATCTTGTCCCCGTCGATGTAGTCGGGCAGGGCCTCGTTCAGGGAGATCAGGTCCTTCAGGTGGACGCCCAGGATGGGCACCTTGAAGCCGCTGCACTCGTTGTAGAGGCGCCGGTAGTTGCTGTAGTTGCTGCGTGAGGAGAGCAGCTCCGTCATCTCACTCAGGGCCTGGGAGAGCGTCAGGAAAACACCAGAGCTCCTGTCAGGTCTCTACAGCTCGTGATTTAGACGAGGACTTAGCATGTAGaattcaaatattaattttagGGTGTGAATAGTGTGTTTTCGTAATGTAAACATCCAAACAGAAATAATCCTCAAGAGGGAGAAGTTGTTTCCCTGAAGAACTGAAAATGTCGCCTCTAACAAATGAATTCTCCCACGTACAAGTGTCAATAGACACAGAGAGATTCAGATGGTTCCTCACAGAGAAGGTAAGATGtaacagatgaaaaaaacatgaagccaaaacatttcCAAACTCCAGGAAGGAGATTGACTCAAGACCGAACATTTCCCTGTCCGGTGTCGTCAGCCCTCTGACTCACGGTTTGTGTAATCGGTGAAATACCTTGGTGACGTCAGGAGGCAGCAGGTTGGACGTGTCCTTGAGGCGGGAGATGGAGCTGTGACACAGGCCTCCGGTTACAGCCATTAGAGTGTTAAAGTTTTGCAGAGACCGGAGTTTCTACAGAGGAACAGATAAATAAAGTCATCTCGACTTTTTAACGAAAACCAAAAGTCCCCGTGAACCCAGGTTGTTAGAGGAGACGTTACCTGAGCCACGTGGATGAACTTGGTGAAGACCTGCGCCCTCTGCTGGGCCGTGTGTCTGCTGAGGATCATCAGCTGCACCCACTGGGAGACGCCGTTGCACATCATGACCGACCGCTCCAGAGCCGGGTTGTCCCTCACCGAGCCTCGCACCACGTAGCTGCGGTAGTCCATGaactggccaatcagagagcagcggTCAGGGCTTGGACTCAGGTGAGCAAGGGAAGCAGAAAACCGTCTCTGACACATCACTCAGCCGCTTTCAGCAGCTTCACCGACCGGCTCATTGTAATGAAACCCAAACTAGGTCATGAAGGAGAAAGTTCCTCTCCGACATCTTGGAAGGAGCGCTGCATTTGACCTCTggataaaacacaacatccagATCCTCCTTCTAATCAGACGCTACAGCAGGTTGGAGTCTGGAGATGCAGGGACTCATCAGTTAATGGATTTAATGGATTTGTTAGAGATGCTCAGATCTGTTGCTCTtatctttcttttaaaatgccTTTGCTAAAACTCCAAGGTAAGTTTAGCTGCAGAAGACATTAAACACCAGATAAAGGAATTCTTTACAATCTTTACAATCTCCTGAAACCACAGATCAATAAAAGAgtaattttattttactgttttgcatCTAAGTTCTAAGTTACTTTAAATTAAACTAATCTTTGAGAGTTtgatcaaactaaaaagtttCTCAAATCACGATACAGCTGCTCCTGCAGTGTGACGTCTTTCTTCATCAGGGATCAACTGGGACATTTGGTATTTTAATTACCATGTGGTCAGTTAAGCGTGTTCTTTAATCTTCACGGTATGTGCTTTCACCTATTGTGTTCGTCTTTAAAGCGGCAGCTTTGCAGTCAGTTACGGTGACGTGATGAAGTCTCATGAAGGAAATTAAGTTTTCTGCTGAACTTACTGAAACGTTACAGAAGTTCTTGAACTCCAGGTAGCTGATGTGCTGGGCCATCTCCTCCGGCTCCATGTGGTCGAAGATCAGAGacaccttcctcttcttcaccgaGGGTGAGGGGGCCTGGGAGACATTCGCATGAGGGTCTCTGGGAAAAGGGAAAGCCGGGCAACACGACAAAAATAGAGGGATTACTCTATTTATAGAAAGACGTGTTTGAGACGTGGCCAAAGTACAAATCCCTCCGGACGGTGAATGAAATCAAAACAGGTCTCACAAGCAGGAGGAGTCGATGAGCTGCGACTGCGTCTCCTCTCCGTCTGACCGGACCAGGTCCCACAGGTCCCCCATGGTCTGCTCAAGCAGAGGGTCTGCCTCGAACACGGCCGGGAACTGGCTGATCCACTGCCTTGCCACCAAGCAGCACAGAAACCATGTTTACTACTCGAAATAGAGCAGGATAACCAGTTCTGTCACACATTGTGTCATACAACACGCTCATGTGTCCGGTGCCAGTACTCACCTGACGAGGTGGCAGATCTGGGCCCGTCTCTGGCCTCTCTTGTCCAGCGTACCGTCCTTATAAGTGAGCCGAGGAGTCAAGGATgttaacacacatgcagatacTGCGCAGCACCACACCAAACACCAGCAGGGATATACACTTCAAACTGCTCTGGCGTCCAGGAGTGCAAAACAAAGCCATGTCTGTTTTCTGATCTGATTAATGACATGTGATTGGGAGCAGTGCACCGGTTGGCCCGGCGCGCTGCACCGAGCCACAGCGGAGGATATAGGGCGAGAAGTTTCTGGGCGAAGGTCTGAGATGGAACGACCCAACTGTGCATCATCAGCGTCACATGGACCAGCTGTGAGCCTCTGGGGCTGGACAGCTTCCCCTCGGAATCTGAGGAGAGACGCGGCAGCACGTCACACCACGAGGATTAACCGggttcaaaacaacaacaggagggagagcagggcaCCGGGCCTCATCAGGCCGCCGGGTCAGCTCAGTTCACTTCAGGTTCAGATTTCAGAGAACCAGGTTTCCTCAGAATCgttttttctgtcttcatttgacgATGAGCAGCTcaggtgtgactgtgtgtgtctgtgcactatGACAACCTGCACTGTGGTTCCCTCCTGTTCACTTTACTGGACCAGTTACAAATAACTTTAACATTAATAAACATGAAGTAAATACATCTAAACATCCACAGCTCTGTCTCGTGAAAGGAACTTCTCTCTATATTTGATCCCTCTTTTTAACCCCATGTTTCCATTAGCATTAAACTAAAAAACACTATGATACAGCAAAGTGTGTTTAACcccaacaaataaaacatgcatcTTATTTTAAATCCTCTCATCATATATTATGTCATCGTCTCTAACAGTGTTAAATTTAAGTTGCTGCTAAAAGGGAACAAAGACCAAAAATAAGACGTGTGGGCGTCACTACTCACAGTGAGCCTTTATCCTCCATCCATATAGTTTTCATATTCACGTatgcatgtgtctctctctctctctctctctctctctattaaATGAAACGGGTGCATGCATGACATCTGCTATAAACATGTCATACTGTGTGTTGGGTTTTCATGTAAAAGCCTTATTGACATTGATTCAAGGATAAATTTAGAACGACCACTTCCTCCAAGTGTTATGTTGGCATTcagttatttatatatttgtgcaTCTCTTttgttgattattatttttacctTCGATGACAAACCAGGACAtattcagacattttcagtAAGTGACAACCGCCCTGGATGCCAGGGGACACCTTGGCATGTTTTTGTGATTTGGATGAAGTGACGAATGAAGAGGGTTGAGACTTcaggaacagagggagagaggagagagagactcaaaTAGTTTAACAGTGCATGGGAATAGCTGGTTGGCCTCTGCAGCCCAACAGAACAAAGCTTGATTGTATGAGACTGGTCTTTgtttccctcgctccctccctccctctctctctctccttgtcagTCTCTCTCACCCTGTGTTACCccctcactctccctcctcgtccctcATTTATGTAACCTGGTTGATAAAGAGTGAAGACACATGACACAAACTTTGggaacacatgcaaacagacagagactgaCCGAAGCAGTTCAGGCAGCGCTGTATGAGCTCATCCAGGCTGGCAGCACTGGAGCTGGagggggagctggggctctgcAGGGCCCGGGTGATGTCCTGAGGACTGGGACATGTGTTCCTCCTCCGCTGGACCAGTTTCCTGCTCTTCAGCACAGCAGGGCTGTCACTGGAtttcctgagagagagagagagagagagagagagagagagagagagagagagagagagagagagagagagagagagagagagggagagtgtgagagaggcagacagacacagagtctGGGTTTTAGAAGCATTGAAATAAGTAGAGCAGAGTGTGGTGAGCTAGGGCAGGTCAGCATCTGAGGAGATGCAGTTCTTCAGATCTGATAAGCTTGTGCTGCACAAGCTTCATGCACAAACACCGCAAACAGCTCCACAGCGTTCTGTGACGCCACAGATCAGAGTGGAACTCGGTAGATCACCTCGTAGCATCACATTCCATCAAGCCGATTCAAACTGCAGACATAGATGTAAATTACCTTAATATCCCTAAATCCTTTCCTCCAAATCCATGCATCATTCCCTGAGAAGATAACATTAATAGTGTGAAATGCCCTATTTAAGAATATTATTATCCTTGATCTGCACGtttatctggatccacaccaacatctTCACAGATCTTCTTTCGCCCATATTtggaaatctgttgtttttgtgttaccTTGCttataaaactacaaacataaaaacaaatgaacaaacaaacaaatgagaagTATATAAAACTTGTTCTTGCCAAAATTAACAATGGTGGAACAGTTGATTAAAGGGCACAGGGTTAAATGTTGGATGGGCTTTACATCCTCTTTCAAGATACACAAAGAAGACTAATGAggtcaataaataaatataatgacaACTGTAACTCCTGCATTAACCTGGCAACACAGCTTAgtttatattgtgtgtttttaaatgcaggTTTCCTCTTTGAGAGCTGAGAGCTAATGCTACAGGACACTCTGAAAAACTGACTGTCAGGCTGGAAAAGTACAATATTACATCACATTCTAATGAGGTCACACATCTACAGCAACACTAATGTGCAAGTCACTGTCATACTTCAGGTTCCTCAGGAAACCAGATGTGGTTTCACACAATGCATCACAGTTTGTGCCGCCCATggtaacgggggggggggggtgtaatggAGGAGACGGAAGACAACGGTCTGGATAAACTGCACAAGAtatattttcagaataaaatcaaaatcaaatggATTAATGCTGAAGCAGAGTGGCAGTGAGACCTTCAACCTGTTTGACCTTGTTTTAAGGGATCAGTGTTTAGTCCCGAAGGTTGAATGTTGGTTTTTCGGtgggaacaggaggagcacCTTGGGCTGCACCCTGACTGAAGCCGGACTGACGGTGTGGTCAGTGCCAAAGAGAAGCTCAATCACAGACAGCGATGAGCAACACACTGTTTCTGCCCAGTTGCCATGGACTCACTTTTTTTAAGGGGTTTTCAAAAGGAGTCGAAGGAGACTCCTGTGTTTCGTGATGCGATGAAAGCTTCCTCTTCAGATCCACAGCTCAGTTTAGCAACGTCTGACTGAATTACACAACATGTGTAACATCCAGTTACTCACACTGCTCAAACTTTTTACACTTGAACTGCATCCGTTTTGTGAGTCGAGGGCGCGGTCTGATCCCGGCTCCTCCAGACAGGACACCTCCTCCTTATCTGTGTCTCCTCAAAAAAGGAGCTAAACCTTTACATGTCCTCACTGCATGTTTTGAATTTaccccaaaaaattaaaatttgCATCGCATGCAACATGGAAAGAGTGTGTTGGTGTGGGCTCTGCAGCGAATGTGATGACATTACCAGGAAACACTGTGAGTTCAGAGAACTGGCGACAAGTTCCCTGAATGACCAGACTTACATCCCCTTCTCTTAACCTCTGCTTGTTCGAGCACGCAACACACAATGCAAAGCTCAACGTACACACGCAtccacattgcacacacacacacacacaaacatgcaaggTTGGCTTTATGCACTACACATGAATGAACACTCATGGAGGGACAGGGGGACATTCACTGCTCTCCTGCCTGGACCTGATCACCACTCACACATTGCCCCCTCAGTCACGCCGGAACAGGGACGAGCCCAAACTCTCTGGGTCCTGGTCGTCCAGCCCCAAACGGCGGGTTTAGAAACCTGCAGggcgacaccccccccccccccatctccacctgctcctcgcCTCATTACACCAACTGGCCACTGAAAtcaaaacaccaacacacagcgGCACAGTGTGTACCGTAGCTGAGTCCCACAACACGAACACATGCAGACCTCAGCGGGAGACGCCAAACGAGAACAGAACAAAGGTGACTGGGTGCATTGTCTCCGTCCGCCATAGACCTGATCCACTTCTGCATAGGATTCCAGTGAAGAGCTCACACCTCTCACCACATTCTGTGACGTCTGTGCTGTGAGAGAAACTGAAAGGTTCAGTTCATCTCTTTATCCTCAGAGCCTCATCACAGTGGTTTGCTGTACAAGGTCATTTCAGATTTGAGAATATGGAAAacataagaaataaaaagtctGTGTTCTACATATTAGTCTTTACGCTGAGAAGACCTTTAAATAAATCTCCCTCATTCAGTTTTGTGTTATTAAAAATGGGGATCAAGTATAAACCATACAAACATAACCCTGGTGGGACTTGAACCTATGCTCCACAGCTCTACAGGCGGACGCATTATTCACTTTGGCTTTGGGTTTCCCTCAACTGCTTCAAGTTTTCTTCTTTGAATGTGGCATAGTGGTACAGTGGCATAGTGGTACAGTGGCTGCCGAGTTCTTTCTATGTGAAAGAAAGAACtgttgcatgttctccctgagGGGGTTTTCTGCGACTGCCCCCCCCTGCTACCCTTATACATCAATCGACctcagatgggacttgaaccttCAATCTGCGACTCTGGAGGCAAAAACTTTTATCCATTAATGATCTTAACTGTTTCAAATGCAAACTTTTAAATGAGTAATATCAATAAATTGTAATATAAGAAAAGCCACTATCCTATGTTTCTGCTTGATGactcatttatttcatatttcaaagaGTGTAA from Platichthys flesus chromosome 4, fPlaFle2.1, whole genome shotgun sequence includes:
- the rasgrp4 gene encoding RAS guanyl-releasing protein 4 isoform X1, which encodes MNKTKRKSSDSPAVLKSRKLVQRRRNTCPSPQDITRALQSPSSPSSSSAASLDELIQRCLNCFDSEGKLSSPRGSQLVHVTLMMHSWVVPSQTFAQKLLALYKDGTLDKRGQRRAQICHLVRQWISQFPAVFEADPLLEQTMGDLWDLVRSDGEETQSQLIDSSCLDPHANVSQAPSPSVKKRKVSLIFDHMEPEEMAQHISYLEFKNFCNVSFMDYRSYVVRGSVRDNPALERSVMMCNGVSQWVQLMILSRHTAQQRAQVFTKFIHVAQKLRSLQNFNTLMAVTGGLCHSSISRLKDTSNLLPPDVTKALSEMTELLSSRSNYSNYRRLYNECSGFKVPILGVHLKDLISLNEALPDYIDGDKINLSKLQHLYSNINELLAVHSCTPPFEANKDLLHLLTLSLDLYYTEDEIYELSYTKEPRNPKIQPVAPVKPPVVAEWGSGVNPRLDPDTISKHVKQMVDSIMKNYHQNQDGYISQEDFEKIAANFPFSFCTHETEREGQISREEITSYFMRGMSICAKLGYNFRDVHNFHETTYKRPTFCDTCGGFLWGVIKQGYHCKDCGINCHRHCRNLVGMECLKKHKNTTGSCPCTPAPDSRTKGNSWSSEEETFVFPQSIETDQDKGSSDWKHISSDSSLSDRSTQTDPGVWTPQKKDKRGNNHKKMVNGSPDRRANTLPPRSRGGSMPVSYLQEKMEELHLYKDKSREPD
- the rasgrp4 gene encoding RAS guanyl-releasing protein 4 isoform X2, with translation MGDLWDLVRSDGEETQSQLIDSSCLDPHANVSQAPSPSVKKRKVSLIFDHMEPEEMAQHISYLEFKNFCNVSFMDYRSYVVRGSVRDNPALERSVMMCNGVSQWVQLMILSRHTAQQRAQVFTKFIHVAQKLRSLQNFNTLMAVTGGLCHSSISRLKDTSNLLPPDVTKALSEMTELLSSRSNYSNYRRLYNECSGFKVPILGVHLKDLISLNEALPDYIDGDKINLSKLQHLYSNINELLAVHSCTPPFEANKDLLHLLTLSLDLYYTEDEIYELSYTKEPRNPKIQPVAPVKPPVVAEWGSGVNPRLDPDTISKHVKQMVDSIMKNYHQNQDGYISQEDFEKIAANFPFSFCTHETEREGQISREEITSYFMRGMSICAKLGYNFRDVHNFHETTYKRPTFCDTCGGFLWGVIKQGYHCKDCGINCHRHCRNLVGMECLKKHKNTTGSCPCTPAPDSRTKGNSWSSEEETFVFPQSIETDQDKGSSDWKHISSDSSLSDRSTQTDPGVWTPQKKDKRGNNHKKMVNGSPDRRANTLPPRSRGGSMPVSYLQEKMEELHLYKDKSREPD